A single window of Scomber scombrus chromosome 12, fScoSco1.1, whole genome shotgun sequence DNA harbors:
- the golga4 gene encoding golgin subfamily A member 4 isoform X3: MFKKLKQKINEEQSPQRNAQSPQQAQMGAGDRRSSQTPAFHHDSSPSPSDRESASKAPVRSPRGSINGDGSASPHREEPQSFAQKLQLKVPSMESLIRVGASRAENLFRSPSKENLVRSSSRDSLTPLGENEAMGAPTYDPPSDIESEAEEPSGNAETLSKEQLVHRLLRVERSLGKYRGKYSELVTAYRTVQRDKEKTQVILSQSQDKALRRIGELREELQMDQQAKKHLQEEFDAALEEKDQMITVLQTQVALLKKRTKGVSDGEVLQSEDATDSISVPQSPSKDQGVEPEVTEEEGNSDPAKLMEALQKRVKRQENILHKCKEVIRTHKERSAQLSSENETLQEQLQERLQELEKMKELHTTEKTKLITQLRDAKNLIEQLEQDKGMVIAETKRQMHETLEMKEEEIAQLRSRLQQATAQKEELQEQKEKAEKSAFEELERALGTAQRAEEARKQLQVQLEEQLKDVERAEEEKKSLQQELTRVKQEVVTIMKKSSEEKVASMEKVHSEVLAAKEEEISARVSKAVEKCKEEFAQLAKEREQQASLALEDKELQMTAVRTEAEIKVKEIQLELEAAKTRILEMGSSLEKISQDGSEMSHELSSQLGELKDKHKQQILALEEKHQEQLEKHKGTLTQQHNTDLEDLKEKHRAEVETILKDKELQFQAHVEDMNQKTFEKLDAKQAELEAVSSELSEALKSKQLLEEKLVVVENAQQEHEKRFQDQVAKHNADIANIKQEHKQSLGGMKKTLKQELNALKIVLREKEKEIEELTLREKTLKEESLSTLQELNAKVKELEQVQQCLSQSQLESASLKESKQQLSKVSEDLLQCKKDLTDLEHQLEVVKSDCQQKEESLRELELQLQQTKKELSEQEKSYTAELNTKQEEQTRLKKQLDDEKAAHEKKLKNTKTDLEAKLKSQETKMEKFKQKAKEMQENFKKKLQQNEESMKKELAKKEKELQQKEQQVQEKILETAQKSSQGLSSAMSELQANHKEELDKLHNTHTLETEELERRWQEKLGQLEEEMTEKHSQILQERSQELEELSHQLNKSREENEQISSEIKHLKEELVIRETTVQKLQEELNEAAVKLETLSKGEALLKEQMESVERNLSQALNERNSLQDKLNTTEEESREKLKTFSDKLEDTEKQLRALESSRCKESVDLQNKFEETAVQLQAKEADFQQQLIMISNQMEHFCKDFQSKVECGSSELCQRVEYRVGELSNRLLHNKKKMGHLKNVILTKVDQICTLEENLRQQTEENKNLCISLEKMTAQVNAHMEHIKALTHEKENHYLSIDDKVLKIEELSETNRIISESMKANESQISNLESIISDLKNQVASSIKDKEEAINQLKQQYEDRKQAVAQMEESIERLEQERKSALEQAEVLRNSLSEKDNTITSLQTRLEDLERDISEKTEALQRLTASFDNQSISKSEMDQVLSEKEQKVSGLTVELESCTSRLGELQEQLALKTKECEQLTADLKQQHSIRENEKRELVEQLQQTQMQCTQNGNIEQEMAEKLRSLEEDNQKSKHELESQREEFERMKDEIIKSKEESLKATEERLSADSARKVSELKKKAEQKISQIKKQQTSQVEEKDQTIKTLQASLEEIQKNETSSKENTETLEEKTKTLEEALVKLKEEQEKQLEQILSLERHEKEKSLEELKNMYEEKLSSLQGDTAHQEALKDSESVIQDIQAKLKEAEEQNGNLHEEMNRLKEEIQEKDAQLDQHQAAIKQVQNPLEAEMKVECSNVQQTKSMLENEMENHSLTQEEDGDSLESLKSKLSQMKNEKEKIHKDFNRLQKDIRSLRKEHEQDLEYMKKELSEETDKKLKLELEDVGMKHNSAIKQLMREFNTQFALKEMELDTAVKEAIAKAQCVESELINCHREEASQLRKSREEEMGDRVWQVQKELEDIQAKSHDTPEGAQMTGEELQAQLAEKTTLLSEARLKEQGFVERIHSLEDKIKFLHRSTVVTHLGSTFKDPGFTDALSEATEIEYLRKVLFEYMMGRETKTMAKVITSMLKFSPDQAQKVLDKEDSKTTPWLR; the protein is encoded by the exons atgtttaaaaaactgAAGCAGAAGATTAACGAGGAGCAGTCCCCGCAGAGGAATGCGCAGTCACCACAACAGGCCCAG ATGGGCGCTGGAGACCGGCGCAGCAGTCAAACTCCTGCATTTCACCACGACAGCTCTCCTTCTCCCAGCGACAGAGAG agtGCCTCTAAAGCGCCTGTGAGATCTCCCAGAGGTAGCATCAATGGAGATGGAAGTGCTTCTCCTCAT AGAGAGGAGCCGCAGTCATTTGCCCAAAAGCTACAGCTGAAAGTTCCCTCTATGGAGTCGTTGATTCGCGTTGGTGCTAGTCGAGCCGAGAACCTGTTCCGTTCTCCCTCTAAAGAAAACCTGGTCCGAAGCTCATCGCGTGACTCCCTGACACCTTTGGGGGAAAACGAGGCAATGGGCGCCCCCACGTATGACCCCCCCTCAGATATTGAGAGCGAGGCAGAGGAACCGTCAGGAAATGCAGAGACCCTTTCCAAAGAGCAGCTGGTACATCGACTGCTTCGAGTGGAGAGGAGCCTGGGGAAGTACAGAGGGAAGTATTCAGAG CTGGTTACTGCATACCGAACAGTACAAcgagataaagaaaaaacacag GTCATCCTCAGTCAGAGTCAAGATAAAGCTCTCCGCAGGATAGGGGAACTACGGGAG GAGCTGCAAATGGACCAGCAGGCCAAGAAACACCTACAGGAAGAGTTTGATGCTGCGCTGGAGGAGAAAGACCAGATGATCACTGTTCTCCAAACACAG gttGCATTGTTGAAGAAACGAACCAAGGGGGTTTCTGACGGTGAGGTCCTTCAGTCTGAAGATGCAACCGACTCCATCTCTGTACCACAAAGTCCTTCTAAGGATCAAGGGGTAGAGCCGGAAGTCACTGAGG AAGAGGGCAACAGTGATCCAGCCAAACTTATGGAAGCCCTGCAGAAGAGAGTGAAAAGGCAGGAAAACATACTGCACAAGTGCAAAGAGGTGATTCGTACACACAAGGAGCGGAGCGCCCAGCTAAGCAGTGAGAATGAAACTCTGCAagagcagctgcaggagagaCTGCAGGAGCTGGAGAAGATGAAG GAACTGCACACAACAGAAAAGACTAAGCTCATCACTCAGCTGCGCGATGCCAAGAACCTTATTGAACAGCTTGAGCAGGACAAG GGAATGGTGATTGCTGAGACAAAGCGCCAGATGCATGAGACActggaaatgaaagaagaggaGATTGCACAGCTACGCTCCAGGCTTCAGCAGGCTACTGCCCAGAAAGAAGAGCTGCaggaacagaaagaaaaggctGAGAAATCAG CATTTGAAGAACTTGAAAGGGCATTAGGTACAGCCCAGAGGGCGGAAGAGGCTCGAAAACAGCTGCAGGTTCAGCTGGAAGAGCAATTGAAAGATGTCGaaagagcagaagaagagaagaagagtttGCAACAGGAACTGACACGTGTCAAACAGGAGGTTGTCACCATCATGAAG aaatcATCTGAGGAAAAAGTGGCCAGTATGGAAAAAGTCCACAGTGAAGTTCTGGCTGCTAAAGAAGAGGAGATAAGTGCCAGAGTCAGCAAAGCTGTG GAGAAATGCAAAGAGGAGTTTGCTCAGTTAGCCAAGGAGCGAGAACAGCAGGCCTCTCTGGCTCTGGAGGATAAAGAGTTGCAGATGACAGCTGTGAGGACAGAGGCTGAAATTAAAGTGAAAGAGATACAGCTTGAACTAGAAGCTGCAAAAACC AGAATATTGGAGATGGGGAGCTCTCTGGAGAAGATCTCACAAGATGGATCAGAAATGTCCCATGAACTCTCCAGTCAGTTGGGTGAACTGAAggataaacacaaacagcaaatcTTGGCCTTAGAGGAAAAGCACCAGGAGCAGCTGGAAAAGCACAAGGGCACCCTAACCCAGCAGCATAACACTGATCTTGAGGAtctcaaagaaaaacacagagctgAAGTGGAGACCATTCTAAAAGATAAAGAGCTGCAGTTCCAAGCACATGTTGAAGACATGAACCAGAAAACGTTTGAAAAACTGGATGCAAAGCAGGCAGAGTTGGAGGCGGTTTCTTCTGAACTTTCTGAGGCTTTGAAGAGTAAACAGCTTCTGGAGGAGAAGTTGGTGGTGGTTGAAAATGCTCAACAGGAACATGAGAAGAGGTTTCAGGATCAGGTGGCAAAGCACAATGCAGACATTGCAAACATCAAACAGGAGCATAAGCAGTCACTTGGAGGTATGAAGAAAACTCTGAAGCAGGAACTTAATGCGTTGAAGATTGTTctgagggaaaaagaaaaggaaattgaAGAACTTACCCTTAGagaaaaaacactcaaagaGGAATCACTTTCCACTCTACAAGAACTAAATGCAAAGGTAAAAGAATTGGAGCAGGTGCAGCAGTGTTTATCACAATCCCAGCTGGAAAGTGCTAGCCTTAAGGAATCAAAACAGCAGTTAAGTAAGGTGTCAGAGGATCTTCTTCAGTGTAAAAAGGACTTGACAGATTTGGAGCATCAGCTGGAAGTAGTGAAGAGTGATTGTCAACAAAAAGAGGAGTCACTTCGAGAACTGGAGCTCCAATTACAGCAGACTAAAAAGGAACTTTCAGAGCAGGAGAAATCATACACTGCAGAGCTGAACACTAAGCAGGAGGAGCAAACACGCCTCAAGAAACAGCTGGATGATGAAAAAGCTGCGCACGAGAAGAAgttgaaaaacactaaaacagacTTGGAAGCTAAGCTGAAGTCCCAGGAAACAAAGATGGAAAAGTTCAAACAGAAGGCCAAAGAAATGCAAGAGAATTTTAAGAAAAAGCTTCAGCAGAACGAGGAATCAATGAAGAAGGAACTTgcaaagaaggagaaagagctTCAGCAAAAAGAGCAACAAGTTCAAGAGAAAATTCTTGAGACGGCTCAAAAAAGTTCCCAAGGCCTCAGCAGTGCAATGTCAGAGCTGCAGGCCAACCATAAGGAGGAACTGGATAAACTACACAATACCCATACGCTTGAGACTGAAGAACTGGAGCGTCGTTGGCAGGAGAAGTTAGGACAGCTGGAGGAAGAAATGACGGAGAAACACTCACAGATACTACAGGAGAGGTCACAGGAACTGGAGGAACTTTCTCATCAACTTAATAAGAGCAGGGAAGAGAATGAGCAAATATcaagtgaaataaaacatctgaaggAGGAGCTGGTAATTCGAGAAACCACTGTGCAGAAGCTGCAAGAAGAGCTTAATGAAGCAGCCGTTAAGCTCGAAACTCTGTCCAAGGGTGAAGCTTTGCTCAAAGAGCAAATGGAGTCAGTGGAGAGGAACCTTAGCCAGGCTCTGAATGAGAGAAACTCCCTCCAAGACAAGCTTAACACGACAGAggaagaaagcagagaaaagttAAAGACTTTTTCAGATAAGTTGGAGGACACAGAGAAGCAGCTCAGAGCACTGGAAAGTTCCAGATGTAAGGAAAGTGTGGACTTGCAGAATAAATTTGAGGAAACTGCAGTTCAGCTACAAGCCAAGGAAGCAGACTTCCAGCAGCAATTAATTATGATCAGCAACCAAATGGAGCATTTCTGTAAGGATTTTCAATCTAAAGTGGAGTGTGGGTCTTCTGAACTCTGTCAAAGAGTTGAATATAGAGTTGGAGAGCTAAGCAATAGACTGCTCCATAATAAGAAAAAGATGGGGCATCTTAAAAATGTTATCCTTACTAAAGTAGATCAAATTTGCACTTTAGAGGAGAATCTCCGCCAGCAGACGGAGGAGAATAAGAATCTATGCATTTCATTAGAAAAGATGACAGCTCAGGTAAATGCTCATATGGAGCATATCAAAGCCTTAACACATGAGAAGGAGAATCACTATCTGTCAATCGATGACAAAGTACTAAAGATTGAAGAGCTGAGTGAAACAAACCGAATCATATCAGAAAGTATGAAAGCAAACGAGTCCCAAATCAGCAACTTGGAAAGCATCATCAGTGACTTGAAAAATCAAGTAGCAAGTAGCATAAAAGACAAGGAGGAAGCCATAAATCAGCTAAAGCAGCAGTATGAAGACAGAAAGCAGGCTGTTGCTCAAATGGAAGAGAGCATTGAGAGGTTAGAACAGGAGAGAAAGTCTGCTTTAGAGCAGGCAGAAGTACTCAGGAATAGTCTGTCTGAGAAGGACAACACTATTACATCTCTACAGACCAGGCTTGAAGACCTGGAGCGTGACATCTCTGAAAAGACTGAAGCTTTGCAAAGGCTGACAGCGAGTTTTGACAATCAGTCCATCAGCAAGTCTGAGATGGACCAGGTATTGAGTGAGAAAGAGCAGAAGGTCAGCGGACTTACTGTGGAGCTTGAAAGTTGCACCAGTCGACTTGGTGAGCTTCAGGAGCAGTTAGCCTTAAAGACAAAAGAGTGTGAACAACTCACAGCTGATCTCAAACAGCAACACAGCATCAGGgagaatgaaaagagagagttGGTAGAACAGCTGCAGCAGACCCAGATGCAGTGCACGCAGAATGGTAACATAGAACAAGAGATGGCAGAAAAACTGCGTTCCCTTGAAGAAGACAACCAAAAGTCTAAACACGAACTTGAAAGTCAACGGGAAGAATTCGAAAGAATGAAAGATGAGATTATCAAGAGCAAGGAGGAGAGTCTGAAGGCAACTGAAGAGAGGTTATCTGCAGACAGCGCCAGGAAAGTgtcagagctgaagaagaaagCTGAGCAGAAAATCAGTcagattaaaaaacagcagACCTCACAGGTTGAAGAAAAAGATCAGACGATAAAGACTCTTCAGGCTAGCTTAGAGGAAATCCAGAAAAATGAAACATCCAGCAAAGAGAACACAGAAACATTAGAGGAGAAGACAAAAACACTTGAGGAAGCTCTTGTCAAGCTtaaagaggagcaggagaaacAACTCGAACAGATTTTGAGTCTTGAGAggcatgaaaaagaaaagtctttAGAGGAATTGAAAAACATGTACGAAGAGAAGCTGTCTTCACTACAGGGAGATACGGCGCATCAAGAGGCACTCAAAGACAGTGAATCAGTAATACAAGACATTCAGGCAAAGCTGAAAGAAGCAGAAGAGCAGAATGGAAACCTTCATGAGGAAATGAATCGCctgaaagaagaaatacaagAGAAGGACGCACAGCTTGATCAACATCAGGCTGCTATTAAACAGGTCCAAAATCCATTAGAGGCTGAGATGAAGGTGGAGTGTAGCAACGTGCAGCAAACCAAGAGCATGTTGGAAAATGAGATGGAGAACCACTCGCTGACGCAAGAAGAGGACGGTGATTCTCTTGAGTCTCTCAAGAGCAAACTAAGTCAGATGAAGAACGAGAAAGAGAAAATCCACAAAGATTTTAACAGGTTACAGAAAGACATCCGGTCACTGAGGAAAGAGCATGAACAGGATCTAGAGTACATGAAGAAAGAGTTGTCAGAGGAGACTGATAAAAAGCTTAA ACTGGAGTTGGAAGATGTCGGAATGAAGCACAACTCTGCTATTAAGCAGTTAATGAGGGAGTTCAACACACAGTTCGCTTTGAAAGAGATGGAGCTTGACACAGCGGTGAAGGAGGCAATTG CGAAGGCCCAGTGTGTCGAGTCAGAGCTCATTAATTGTCATCGTGAAGAAGCCAGTCAGCTGCGGAAG AGtcgagaggaggagatgggagaCAGAGTGTGGCAGGTTCAGAAAGAACTGGAGGACATACAAGCAAAGAGCCACGACACACCTGAG ggGGCTCAGATGACCGGAGAAGAACTACAG GCTCAGCTTGCCGAGAAGACAACTTTGCTGAGTGAGGCTCGGCTGAAGGAGCAGGGGTTCGTTGAAAGA ATTCACTCGCTTGAGGACAAGATAAAATTTTTACACCGAAGCACTGTTGTAACTCATCTCGGGAGCACATTCAAAG aTCCTGGGTTCACTGATGCCCTCTCAGAAGCCACTGAAATAGAGTACCTGAGGAAGGTCTTGTTTGAGTACATGATGGGACGTGAAacaaaa ACGATGGCCAAAGTGATTACCTCCATGCTCAAGTTTTCTCCAGACCAAGCACAAAAAGTTTTGGACAAAGAAGACTCGAAAACAACT CCGTGGTTACGATGA